From the genome of Nicotiana sylvestris chromosome 1, ASM39365v2, whole genome shotgun sequence:
CAAAAAGTGTTAATAGTGAAATACATAATAATATTTCGCTTAGATCATATGAAGTTGGtaggaaattaaaataaaacatctttataagaaagaaagaaatactaCTTAAACTTTCTATTAGTGGATAAAGTTTTTTACGACAAGATCCAATGTAGTATATTTACAAACACATTATTAAGGAAAAGGCATAAGTATCCTCCTTGAACCAAGGCCGGATTTTTAATTACACGTATTATCTTTGCGGGgtcttattatatatatatccCTGAACTATTAAAGCATCATGCTTTCATACAGGATCTGGGAAGGGGTCGCACCCCAACTAGATGTGATCGATATAGGTAATCTATTCTGATATAAGCATCAGTGAcaaataattatgtattatatatacgaaaataataaaatgcaTATATATGATAAGACATACTCATTCTGAAAAAGAGAGGACAAAACTTCTAAAAATCACTCCATGAGCTTAGATTTATATAAGAAGGtttttgtcacgatccggatttctcatcctcgggagtcatgatggtgcctactaatatGAGATAGACAAGCTAGtcctttaaactaattacttcactATCCATTTATTTCTTCACTCCATGAGATAGACAAGCTAGTCCTTTAAGCTATATACTAAGTTCAACATCAACCGAAAAATCTTTCCCTTTTTGTTGATTTTGTGTGCACAAGGAATTAATAAAATCccaattattttcttatttgttcCAACTCTTTCAAGAAGATGATATCACTATTATGATGTACATGTggtctttctttttcttcatgtAACTTGACCATGTTCTGCGAAAATCAAACAGTCTTTAGTAGTCTTTATTATCTACTGCACAACGTGGTGTGATACGTTTATTTCCGGAAGCTATCACTGTCAAGTTGTATATGTATCAGTTGAACATATGAACCTTTCTAACCAAAGCCATCTTGCTAATCTAGAGGTCTGCAGAGCTTTAGTTTTGTCCATGTGAATTATTGCTGGTGTGTTATTCTCTATTTTGTTATTTCTCACTTAGTCAGTTCGTGAAATAAATGCACATTTCATCCAAATTACTGTCGTCTCTAACATAATAACCCTTCAGTTTATCTTTATCCATAGTGCTTGAAAATTAATTGCTTGAATTTTTGTTCTTTAATTTCATTGTTTGGCCAAACTTATTGAAAATATATTGACTTCTATGTTGGGCCCGGGCGTTGCACCGGAAATGCCTATCTAGTACATATGATAAGACATTCCGTGAGCTTAGATGTATAGAAGAAGGATTTGCTAAATTGTAAACTATATGTTAAGCTCAACATCAATCGAAAAATCTTCCTTCCTTTTTGTTGATTGTACGTGCATAAGGAATTAATAAAATCccaattattttctttttcattccaaTTCTATCAAGAAGATGATATTTGCAACTGTGTACATTtgatctttctttttcttcttctaacttGACCATGTTCTGAAGATATTTGCTGAAAATTCTCTTTTAGTAATCAAAACGTTACAATTCAAATCGCATGTGTTCTCAAATCAAGAAGACCATTATCGCCTATTTAGCTTTTCCTCTATTTAATTACATTTAAAACGAATAAGATATAATTAATTAAACTGAAATTCTCTTGGTACATTAGGGTTATATCAAGGCGCAGTTATCATTTAATTAACAAATGTCAAGTAAAACTCACATGAATATGAATCCAATTGTAGTAGAAATGAAGATGAAAGTGAAAAACACATTAGCTTATAACATTGTGAAACATTCATCTGAAAAAGGAAGTCCATCAATAACATATGTTGAAACAACTTATTAAATAGCCTTAGATGATACTATCAATGTATCTTTCCTGAAACATAATTTAAAATCAGATTTAAACGAACCCGAAACAGATTACATTTGGAAAAGTGATTCAACAATTAAAGCTACATGACTCTATTTAGGTTCTTGAAATGGCGAGGTTTATATTGCTTCACCAAAACATGTCCTGATCCAATATAAAATCTGGCAACGTCACAGCCTCTTCTCAAAACCAAAGCACAACTGGAGGTGTTTTTGAACACAACTTTTCCAAATGTGGGATCCTTTCCCTGTTCCCTGAATGTGAAAACATCCTCCACACAATTCCCACATTTCCTACACAAATAACCAAAAAAGTCCAATTACTTATTTGGAGGGAAATGGGATCGAGAAtctgaagaaattaaagaaaccATTCAATTTTTTACTTATAAGGAATTTCGTGTTATTTTTGTTGAATTTATTAAACTCGTATCTTGTTTCGATTATATTATCTTAATTTGTTTTTAGTTATAATTCTAAACTAAGAAGTATTGACGTATACATGCCTTTGTTCTTTTGTAACATACCTATTGAAGAAATTAATGATTTGTCTCCTGGAGATTGGATAACCACGAGAGAATGTCATGAACAATGAACGAGTTGCCTCAGATGAACTCCATTCTTTGGCAAAAGGGTTTAGCTTAGAATTCAATGCCAAATTCAGCTTCTCTTCTTCAGTCATATTATTCTTTGTTTTTTCCTCCAATTTAACTTCAAAACCATCACAACAAAATGTATCATAGATTAATGATATCTCTTTGTTCACTTTCTCTTTGTTCGAAATGATTTCTTTAAGGGAAAGAGGACTCAGAAGTTGAGAAGTGAATGGACAAAAATCTTGAGAaatagatgatgatgatgagtttGATGCTAGAAAAATTAAAGCTATTTCAGCTTCAGCATAAAGGCTTTTGAAAAACTTTTCATCACAAATAGAAATCTTATGGTTAAATTTATGAGACTCCAAAAACATCCAAAAAGACATGACTTTTTTAGATGGTTGAATTTCAAACCCCACCCTCACCATCCTATGGAAAATCTCTTTTTC
Proteins encoded in this window:
- the LOC104227865 gene encoding uncharacterized protein; this encodes MVRVGFEIQPSKKVMSFWMFLESHKFNHKISICDEKFFKSLYAEAEIALIFLASNSSSSSISQDFCPFTSQLLSPLSLKEIISNKEKVNKEISLIYDTFCCDGFEVKLEEKTKNNMTEEEKLNLALNSKLNPFAKEWSSSEATRSLFMTFSRGYPISRRQIINFFNRKCGNCVEDVFTFREQGKDPTFGKVVFKNTSSCALVLRRGCDVARFYIGSGHVLVKQYKPRHFKNLNRVM